The genomic window ATTATGACCATTCTAGGTTTTAGCCTCGCTGACACTTTTTTTATCAGTCAGTTAGGCACTGAGGCCCTAGCGGCGATTAGTTTTACCTTTCCCGTGACCTTAGTGATTTCAAGCATTGCCATCGGCATTGGCGCCGGGGTATCGACCAATTTAGGGCGACTGATAGGTTCGGGAAATGCCCCAAAGGCAAAGGTCTTTTTACACGACGCCCTACTGCTCACCTTTGTATTAACGGCCAGTTTAGCCGCCCTTGGCAGCATCTTTATTACACCGCTGTTTAGTTTACTCGGCGCCAATGAGAGCAGTTTGCCGTTGATCCACGACTATATGATTTACTGGTATTTAGCGGCGCCATTATTGGTCGTACTAATGGTGGGCAATCAGGGTTTACGCTCCACGGGCGATACCCGTTCCCCGGCGATGATTATGGCGCTGGCGGCCATTATTAACCTTATCCTCGACCCTTTACTGATCTTCGGCATTGGGCCGTTTCCCCGTTTAGAAATCCAAGGCGCGGCGATTGCGACGCTTATCGCTTGGGTTGTGGCCCTATCACTATCTAGTTATCTATTGATTATTAAGCGTAAAATGCTGGAGTGGGCCGCCTTCGATATCGATAGAATGCGCGCCAATTGGAGCCAATTAGCCCATATTGCCCAGCCTGCGGCATTAATGAATTTAATCAATCCGTTAGCGAATGCTGTGATTATGGCGATGCTGGCCCATATCGACCATAGCGCCGTGGCCGCTTTTGGTGCCGGCACTCGGCTCGAGTCATTACTCTTGATTGTGGTCATGGCGTTATCGTCGAGCCTGATGCCCTTTATCGCGCAAAACTTAGGCGCAGGACAACCCCAAAGGGCTAAACAGGCGCTGCTGTTATCCCTTAAATTTATCTTTGTATTCCAAACGTTACTCTATATTCCGCTGGCGTTTTTGGCCCAGCCTATAGCCCATTTATTCAGTACCGATCCGCAAGTGCTAGAGTGGCTAAGTTTTTATATTCTGGTATTGCCCTGCGCCTACGGCCCATTAGGCATAGTGATTATTTTCGCGACTGCCCTCAATGCTTACCACAGACCCATGAGTTCCTTAGTGATTAACCTGTGCCGCTTAGTGCTGCTGATGCTACCGCTGGCGGCGCTGGGGTCCTATGTCGATGGGGTGAAAGGCTTATTACTCGCGCTCCCCATCACCAATCTGCTAATGGGGATTGCCTGTTACTATTTAGCCCAGCGGATCTGTGAACCCGCCAAGACCACTGCCGCCAACGCCAATCTTGAAGGCTGATAGCGCTTCGCTGTGCACTTAGCTGTGCACTTAGCTTTAGCTGTGCACTTAGCTATGGGTTACCGTCGAAAACGCAGATCGTCGTTGGGGAACGCTTCCTTCGAGGCTTTACATGCTCTGCGCGGACTCGCCTCGCTCATATTGGTCGGCACGCCGTTGGGGGCGAGTTCTTGCATAATGAAGTCGATAAAACGACGACTCGCCAAGCTCACATAACGCCTTGATGGGTAAGCTAAATAGCATTCTCCATGGTAGGCTTCTATTTCAGGCAGCAGGCTAATTAGCTCCCCAGAGCCCACAAAATCGACCACAACTTCGGAGGGGGCATACACTATTCC from Shewanella putrefaciens includes these protein-coding regions:
- a CDS encoding MATE family efflux transporter, giving the protein MKDRHGLLSAPIGRVLLNMSLPNLIGIMTILGFSLADTFFISQLGTEALAAISFTFPVTLVISSIAIGIGAGVSTNLGRLIGSGNAPKAKVFLHDALLLTFVLTASLAALGSIFITPLFSLLGANESSLPLIHDYMIYWYLAAPLLVVLMVGNQGLRSTGDTRSPAMIMALAAIINLILDPLLIFGIGPFPRLEIQGAAIATLIAWVVALSLSSYLLIIKRKMLEWAAFDIDRMRANWSQLAHIAQPAALMNLINPLANAVIMAMLAHIDHSAVAAFGAGTRLESLLLIVVMALSSSLMPFIAQNLGAGQPQRAKQALLLSLKFIFVFQTLLYIPLAFLAQPIAHLFSTDPQVLEWLSFYILVLPCAYGPLGIVIIFATALNAYHRPMSSLVINLCRLVLLMLPLAALGSYVDGVKGLLLALPITNLLMGIACYYLAQRICEPAKTTAANANLEG